The following nucleotide sequence is from Macaca fascicularis isolate 582-1 chromosome 15, T2T-MFA8v1.1.
TGCCGTCTCAGAGAAACCTCAACTTGTCCAACTCACTCGCTCCAGGAAAGTGTGGAGCCTCCATCTGCCAAGCCCTTAGTGTATATTCTATTCGTGATTTCCTAGTTACTGTCCTTCTCGCCCTCCATACCGCGATAGTGGAGCTGGGATACTGTCTCCTGTCTCTCTGCACCTGGAGCCTCACATGCAATTGGCGCGCAATAAAATTGAGATGAATTTGGCATTTGGCGAAAACACCCCATGCTTTCCTCCCCATGAGTTTTTCCCTCCAGCCCTCTGGTCACTGGGGGCTCAAGAAGAGGCCTTGAGGACACGATACTCTGAACTTGACCCGGAGTGGCTAGCCTAGGAAAAAGGGTTTTTAAGGATAGAGAAGCTCAGAGCGAGTAGATGAAAACAGGGAAGGGTAAAAGGAAGGGGTCGGAAGAGGGAGATGCCAGAGAGAAGACAAGCAAGAAAGCAGTGTCCTGTCCCCCTCTACCGTGCGTGGTGGCCCGGGTGGGGCGCAGCAGAGGGAACCGCACATGGAGCTGGGCCCCCTCCCAGCGAACAGCCTGCGCCACCCGCCGCACCCGGCGGTGGCTGGGGGCTTCCGAGCGAGTGGTGTACCCGATGGGTGGAGAGCGCCCGAAACGAGGTGGAAAAGGGGGCGGGGGCCAGGCACGGCGCCTTCTTGCCCCTTCTTCAGCTGTAgacgcggcggcggcggcggctgagTCCCTCAGCCTCGGTCATGTGATAGTCTCGAAGCGCTAGCTGCGGGGGTCTCGGCGTCTCGGGGACCATTACAAAACGCAGCCAGGAGAGCGCGTCGCTGCCACTGCCGCCGCCTCTCCTCCTCAAGACAAGCCCGGGAGAAAGGCGGCAGCTGCGGCGCAGACGGCTGGGTTTCCCCTGCCAGCACTTACCCGTCATTCGCAGACACCTTCTCCAGCCCGCCGCTCGCGCCCAGCATCCTGCGCCCCCCGCTCCTCAGCAGAGCCTGCGGGCGCCGCCGCTTCAGAAACCACCAAACTTTTTTCCCCCTCGGCGACAGCCTAGGGATCGGCGTCTCTTCTAACCCCGGCGCCGCTGCGAGCTTCGGGGAAGAGACGCGCAGGCTGCTAGAAGTCAATATTCTCTCTCCTTACCCTGATTTTTCCCTCCAGGAAAAGGAGAACTCCAGCGCGGTCTGGCTAAGTGCCTGGCCAGGGGACTGCTTCCAGGGCACTGGAAGTCCTGCTGTCACTGGCCTCCAGGACAGCAGGCGCAAACTCAGATTTAAAGGGCCAGAGTCTCTACTGCCCAGACCTTCCTCCCAGCCGGCTTGGTCTGCGTTTCCCTCCGACCTAGAAAAAGCAAAGAGGCCGGGAGGAAACACGGCCCCTCGCCACTCCAGCACTCAGTCTTTGGCCACCCGGGGGAAGACGCAGAGAAGGCGGCGGTAAACCTGGCGCGCCCCGCCCGCGACTGTGCGCGCCAGTCGACAACCGTCGGGGCCAGAAGTTGCCAGCTTCTGAGAGCTGAGTAGGCCCGAAAGGCCAAGGTCGGAGATACCAGGCAATTCGGAGAAAGCCggggagagaagcagagaaggcCTGGAGGGCGAGAGGGCAAAGTGGCAGGACTGGAGGGGCGGAGTGGGAATTAGTGGGGTCAGCCAGGCCCCAGGAGCGGAGTGCGGAGAGACTCTGTGGCCCAGTGCGGGCCGGAGGGCGGTGGAGGAGCCGGGGGCGATGCCGCGGCCGGGGAAGAACTCGTACAGCGACCAAAAGCCGCCCTACTCTTACATCTCGCTGACTGCCATGGCAATCCAGCACTCGGCAGAGAAGATGCTGCCTCTAAGCGACATCTACAAGTTTATCATGGAGCGCTTCCCCTACTACCGCGAGCACACACAGCGCTGGCAGAACAGCCTGCGCCACAACCTCTCCTTCAACGACTGCTTCATCAAGATTCCGCGGCGCCCCGACCAGCCTGGCAAGGGTAGCTTCTGGGCGCTGCACCCCGACTGCGGTGACATGTTCGAGAACGGCAGCTTCCTGCGGCGTCGCAAGCGCTTCAAGGTGCTGCGCGCCGACCATACTCACCTGCACGCGGGAAGCACCAAGGGCGCGCCAGGCGCCGGGCCGGGAGGGCACCTtcacccccatcaccaccaccacccccatcaccaccatcatcaccacgcTGCCGcgcaccaccaccatcaccaccacccaccccagccgccgccgccgcccccgccgccgccgcacATGGTGCACTATTTCCACCAGCAACCGCCTACTGCTCCGCAGCCGCCTCCGCATCTCCCGTCGCAGCCCCCGCAGCAACCGCCCCAGCAGTCGCAGCCTCAGCAGCCGTCTCATCCCGGCAAGATGCAGGAGGCGGCGGCCgtggcggcggcagcggcggcggccgcggcagCCGCGGTGGGCAGTGTGGGACGCCTGTCTCAGTTCCCACCTTATGGGCTGGGCTcggccgccgccgctgccgccgcggCCGCGGCGTCCACATCAGGCTTCAAGCACCCCTTTGCCATTGAGAACATTATTGGCCGGGACTACAAGGGCGTGCTGCAGGCTGGAGGGCTGCCCTTGGCGTCCGTCATGCATCACCTGGGCTACCCCGTGCCCGGCCAGCTCGGCAACGTCGTCAGCTCAGTGTGGCCGCACGTTGGCGTCATGGATTCAGTGgccgccgccgcggccgccgCAGCCGCAGCCGGAGTCCCAGTAGGCCCGGAGTATGGGGCCTTCGGGGTCCCGGTCAAGGCCCTGTGCCACTCGGCAAGCCAGAGCCTGCCTGCCGTGCCGGTGCCCATCAAGCCCACGCCTGCGCTGCCGCCCGTGTCCGCGCTGCAGCCGGGGCTCGCTGTCCCCGCGGCTTCGCAGCAGCCTCCGGCGCCATCCACCGTGTGCTCCGCGGCCGCGGCCTCGCCGGTTGCCTCTCTGCTGGAGCCCACAGCCCCTACTGCGGCGGAGAACAAGGGCGGCTCCTTGCACTCGGTGCTAGTGCACTCCTAGGGGACCCGGCGGGCGAGGGGAGACCAGCGCGGTGAGAGACGCCCGGCCCGGAACCGCACAAACCACCCGACGGGGAGAGGGCGCCCTGGCCAGGTTGGGCAGAGCTGGCGAGTCAGCCTTTGTTGGAAAGGAAGATATTTAAATAGACGAACAACCCCAAAAAGTGGATTCTCCGGTGGTCTAAATAAATATAACCCTCCAGGTGTCTGTATTTATACTATGTTGTACAATCAGATTAATGAAAGCCAATTTTCAGGTAAGAGTTTCTATTGTAATTAATATAAATCGATAAGTTATGGGGGGAGGGAACGAAGGAGGTTAGGAAAGCCTCATTCGCTGGTAAATTGGAAGTGGATTCCGACCCTTATTCCTGGGAGCAGAAGCTGGCAGAGCTAAACCTCCCGGAAGAATCCAACAGAGAGTGACGCTGAAACGGATCTCAGCCACCACATTTCTCTCTGCTGGTCGCATCCTCGGCGGTCGCCTCTCGTGAACATTCAAGACAAAACTGCTGTCCACTAAGGAAATCTCGTTTTATttgagaaggaaaagaggaagcgtTTGATACCGTTATTTTCCTGGTCAGCTAAATGGGCAAGGAAACGGTGTCACGAATAAAGTCGCtttggagggggaaggggaggagaggaggcagcGGGAAACCCACGAAATATCTTTGAGAAACAGCTAAGTTTCTTGGCTCTGACCCGGGGGTCAAAAAGGATAGGAGGAACCGCTAGAGCAATTAGTTTGCACAAAAGAGAATGGCAGCAGCTTAAAGGGTAAAGCCCCAAATTCCAAAAGTTGGGAAACACAACCAAAGAGAGACAATACAGGCGACTTTCCACCTGCAACTCGTTTGTGTATCAATCGGATGAGAGCCCAAGAATAATGTCAATTCCCACGATCTGTTCTATTTGGAATTTTAAGGAAACAAATCACTTGTATCGCGGGATTTTGTTCCCCTAACTTATGAATGCAGGAAAAACTCGGCACATCACTCAACAATATTGCTCTTAACGCTTGCAGGAGCGTTTCATGGCTGTTCCCTTCCAGTCTCCTCGGACGCAAGCGAGGGGACCACCCCGTCACCTTTGCACGCTGCGGCTGTTTTGGTATTCCGTGTGCTGTTTGGGCGCTTACGTCTTTCAGGCGAATTAATTCTTCAGTTTCAATTCGTGAATGGGAAAGAAACTTGCCTTGTCGCTGTTGCCCTTCCCCCCTCTTGAGCCCCAGGAATAGCACTTTACTCGCGACACACTTTTGGGAATGGAGGGGGGTAGAATGGGGAGAAACCGCTTTGCCCTTTGGCTCTAAGTCACCTCTGCCTCGTGTCCGCGCCGCGTTCGGGTTGTGACTTTGTTTATGTCTGCTGTTGTTGTACGCGGTGTTCTCTATTAAAGCTTCTCTCTGGATATCTATGCTGGCTCCGTGTGAAGGTGTTTCAGTTCTCCAGGGATGAGGCCGTGGTGAGTGCCCACAGTTAGGTTAGGTTGCTTTGCGaatccttcccctccctcttaTTTCTTAACTTCAGAACTTCAAAGTGGTGAATTCACTGGCGAGCCACCAGTAGGCACCGATTTCCTCCATTGCTCCTTTCAGCCTTTGACACCATCATCTCTTTTACTATCTATTTATTATTAGCGGTAGTATTTGAGAgacgagatctcactatgtttaccatgctggtctcgaactcctgagctcaaacagtcctcccatctgggcctcccaaagtgctaggattacaggcgtgagccatcgcgcctggccaccACCTATTTTTAATATGCCGGTTTCCTAATTGAACTTAAGTCCACCACCATGGTAGAGACTGAATTAGCAAAAATCCGCAACAGTGCGTTTTTCCTGTCACCACTATCCGTCACCTCTCTCCCATTTTGAGGTCCTCGACTACCGTCTAAGGCCAGGAACTCGGTGTCAGCGGGATGGGTGCCCGACGGCGCCCCCTTAAGTCTGAGGTGCTGGACGGAGGCAGCGAGGTTGGCGCCGGGACACTGGCGTTGCCGCCGCATTAACTAGGTAAGCGCGCCCAGCCACCGCCGCCTAGAAGACCTGTTGCGCGCGGGCACCGCGCCTCGCGGGAGGTCGCAGCATGGGGCTTGGGCCGGGAGATCTCTTGGTGGGTGAAGGCCAGCAGCCACGCTGCGAGAGCTGCAGGAAGGGAACCCGTGGGCAGCTGCGGCTGCAGAGCGGAGGCAGAGCGGCTACCGGAGTGGGCCAGGAGGCCCCGGCCGGGTGCGGCGCCTTCGCTGGGGCCTGGGAAGCCGCGACCCGGCCTCCGCCCTCCACCCTTTAGCAGGGGTCTACTTTGAATCAGCTTCCGTCTGCCCAGCCAGGCCCAACGAAAGTCACCTCTGACCTTTCATCAGAATAAAAAGCCAAAAGACGACCCATGCACAGAATGACAATGGCAGGGGCAGGAATGGGGAGGAAGTTAGGTTACATCTTAAAAATAGGTGTTTCCACGAATCCCTTATTTACAAATCCCATTGCGGGGTGCCTCAAAGTTTTGACTTCGCCTGGGAGACTCTTCTCAGGCCAGAAGTTTTGTTTTGGGGGCTCAAACAATTCGGGAGTATATCCCATTCTTCCAGCTTGAGACTGCCAGGTTTCCTGTGAGGTTTTCCTCTCCGTTATTCTGGGActattgaaagagaaaaaaagaaagaaggcggAGGGAACCATGACATGGGAGTTATAAATCTGGGGGAAGTTTGGGGTCTGGCTTCTCTGTCCATCTCCAGGTGAGTCTGAAGCCCCGGCCCGGAACCTAGTTTAGCAGCATCAAGTTACCCGGTCAGAAGGGCCTGGGATCCCAGGGGTTTCTTCAAAAcacctcctctttctttctcacctGCCTGAAAGGCCCAGTGTGCTTTTTAGGGGCGCCCTCGGTCCTGCTTTCAGGAGAGAGGTGAGGCCCAAACCGACCTGCAGCGCCGGGTGGGCTGGCTCAAGTGTCAGCCTCTGCAGAAAGAGAGGAAGCTATGGACTATGAAGCCTCCCGGCACCCAGCTCCTGCCGTGGAACCTCCTCCTGCATCAGTGAGATAAACACagtggtttggtttgttttttacagTAAGGAAAGAAAGAGCAGAGATGAGAAGGCACAGTTTTCATCCATAAGGGAACCTTGGTTCCCAAAGGAAGCTGTGCGCCAAGTGGAGACTGGAGAACAGGGGGATTCGTGCAAATAAACAAGGCAGGGGCGCTTTTCTGTCAAGGCCCTGATCCCAACGGAGACCCCGGTTAAAGCCCTGGACACCGCCCTGAAGACCCTTCTTCACTAAGATGGCGCCTGTCGTTGAACCCTAACTGTATTGTGAGGGCTTCATCCCCAGTAGCACCTACTACAGGGTTGCCAAGCCGGGAACCTAGCAAGGAATAGTCTTGACAGACCTTTGGGACACCAGGACTGGGAGAACCCCCCAGGCCCAGGCTCACTGCTGTCACCAGAATCAGATCTATATACCCAAGTGCCAAAACAAATCCACATTGGAGCCAGGTTTAGTGCTTATTTTAAACATGCTAATGGGGATCCAGCCATTGATAAAGTATTGGTTTGGCAATAATGGAAGTTTATAGATAAGCACTAAAACCTGTATAAGAGGAATAATAAATTAATGGTGATATTTTGGTAACCCTCTCAACATGAAATCATGCTCCTAGTTTCCAGGATGATAGAAAAGGCTGTAGTTGTTTAGCCTGTATCCCACTTAAGTGAACCCTGAGAAAGATGAAGAGAAGTAATGAAGAAGGAGGGAGGTGTtgatattcttaaaataaaagtagaaagaaaacaaCTTGGAATGAACCACTTGATTATATTTTGGAGGGAAGTTCAGAACAGAGTTAAGGACCAGGGTTAGGATGAAGCTACTTTAGCTATCATCCCGAGGAGAACAGGCCCTCCCACAAGGGCTGGGACTGGCACAGTTGGCATCTGGCACTTAGGAAGCCTGTCAGTCAGGCTGGCTTGTGGTCAATTATCTCCTTAAGTAGACTGGCATTAGTCCAGCCAGGGAGGAGGACTAGTTGCATCCGTAGGAATCAGAGCCAGTTAGCTGGAAGTGGCACTGCTGAATTCCAAGCatctttgcattgagcagtttggaaggctgatCAACACATCTCCCCCTGGGTTTCACAGGTGACATTTGCCTGCTTGGCACTAGTACAGGAAGACTCCAGCTGAGTGTGGAAACAGAGTGCCTTAGGAGAAGCAACACTGGTCATTAAAGTCACTGATTCCCCTCAAATTCCATTCATCTGACAAAATTGCCATTttcattccatttcattccaatgccatttcatttttcattgtacCTAACTATGAAATGGGAAGAAAGGATAGCCTGGGGGCATGTTCAGGCTTGGAGGATGTGGCAAGGGCTTGAAGTGGTATTTGTGTTAACCAGATTATGTGTCTGTGATTCTGCGTAGGGGTGCAAGAGCAGGGTGGAGCTGGCGttgaaaatggaaaactaaagAAATGGTTGCAAAAGCCAGGCATAACCTAACCTCTTTTGGGGTTTAAAGGCAGAGCAGGAATCCAAGTGTAGGTGGGAAGACCTTAAATTTCAGAGGACAAAAACAACTTCTTCGAGTCCAGGGTTCCCCATTTTGCTCACTCTAAGTATTTACATTAACTTTATCTTTCAAAGTTGAAAAGCTACCTTATACCCTTTCGGGGAGATTAAAGAGATCCGCTTGGGATTTTAATTCAGTCTTAAACCATTGTTTAAATGGTATGAGTCT
It contains:
- the FOXB2 gene encoding forkhead box protein B2, with the protein product MPRPGKNSYSDQKPPYSYISLTAMAIQHSAEKMLPLSDIYKFIMERFPYYREHTQRWQNSLRHNLSFNDCFIKIPRRPDQPGKGSFWALHPDCGDMFENGSFLRRRKRFKVLRADHTHLHAGSTKGAPGAGPGGHLHPHHHHHPHHHHHHHAAAHHHHHHHPPQPPPPPPPPPHMVHYFHQQPPTAPQPPPHLPSQPPQQPPQQSQPQQPSHPGKMQEAAAVAAAAAAAAAAAVGSVGRLSQFPPYGLGSAAAAAAAAAASTSGFKHPFAIENIIGRDYKGVLQAGGLPLASVMHHLGYPVPGQLGNVVSSVWPHVGVMDSVAAAAAAAAAAGVPVGPEYGAFGVPVKALCHSASQSLPAVPVPIKPTPALPPVSALQPGLAVPAASQQPPAPSTVCSAAAASPVASLLEPTAPTAAENKGGSLHSVLVHS